CCTAACACGGAGAATTCTACGGACCATGCGATGCTCGAGCccgcatcggtgaggggcaagtgattcaaagtcagcgtcCTTGACCACTCGGTCACGAAAGCCACCCTCACAGATCCGACTCGTCACTCTGGATGCTTCCAGTGCTAGTGTGTcttaagtaataaaaaaataaagggattttaaacaATTCTTAAGTCACGAGCTAGCAAGTTTACATTGAAACACTAATTAAAAACGTTAGGTTTATGTTAAGGAAGTTATTCACATCATTTAGTGATGTGTgagaaagtaaaaatataatttagtgTTACAAGCCTGAGATAAGTCACTTTATTTATGATGTAAATGCAGGCCATTAGTCAGCATTGATAAGATAAGAGCTGGTTACTTAAAAGTCGCCCGTTGAAGTCAGTATTTCTGTACAGgctgtaataataataaatgatgagcTCGACATGTTGATAACTTTATCAATGAACTTACCTGTATATGTTAGGTGGAATAGGGGCGGGTGGGGTGCGGGTTAGCATTTACGTGTAAATAATGCATCGTAACGGGTATTGTTTGCTCgttcatatttttgtcaaatgacATTTTCTCTGGAAGTTATGTTACTtagcatggatgttccttggatggccctcttgaaaagttgttcaaatgtttcCGCTCTGTTGTAACTAAATATTCCCCTAAACCTCATGTTAAATTACTTCATACAGATATCCCCTGGATTCCAAATTACTCGGATTCGTCAAAATTATGACCGGTAGGGTTAATAAGAACTTATAAAAATGTGGCCATAAATTTCTACCTAAGAGATTACTTCGAAATCATTTCGAACAACTTTGGTAACTtttctaagattgttcaaattagtcCCGATTTGTCAAAACACGGCTGCCACAGGACGTTGACACTTAtcatataattgaaaatatgagagaaaaaaactctttttttttttcagtgtgatACTTTTTTAACATCTAAATGCATTAAATTCTGGGTTAAAGGTTCATTTTTGACCAAGCGAAACTTAAAGAACTCATCAAGATAACAAGTGGAAATCTGACTCCCGCCTATCTCCTACCCTCAACCGCCAGTTTGCATTCTGTATCTCAAAGACCTATGTGATGGCCACTGTCCTGTACAGTCACGAAAAATATGTTGCTGTGATGACATTTTGATTTTAGAACCGAAACCAccatttgtgtttgttgttttaaaaaatatctcaGTGGAGGACACACGAATTACACACGTATCTAAATTCAAAACTATGGTCTTATTGAAGAGAACTATTTCGTTCtcgtatgtacatgtatgtatagcaCAGTTATTATGACCCATTACAGACGATCTACACTTTTTGgccttttttgcttatttttggaGAGGAACTCTGAAATCACACACCGCTATTTTTATACTCTAATCTCTTCCATTCGTGCGTATTACGGTAAAAATGAGTTAAGCCACTGATGTTAATGAGTTACACTTCATGATACTTAAAAACTATATGCATCGAACTTTTCtgtcattttgttgtttgaataggttttattagaagaaaataaGATTTCGTTAATTTCCAAAACTGTTTGACGTAGcttattgataaaaaattaaacGCGCAAAATCCGTGTTCGTGAATGCAAATATAGCttagtaataaataaataacgcACTCCTACTTATACCATAGCTTAGACACGCTAAAAACAcccttttttacttaaacatGGAGAATTTGTGTTTGCCTGCCGAGACGAAAGGctgtaatatttatatttgtacaaTAGAGATCTGAAGTGCATAGTAAATATACATAGATCttcatttttgtataataatatttcagtCACATACTGACGGAACGGAATCTGAGTGCTTGGTGTGGATTATCTATTAACTCAGTCAATATTTTGacttactgtaatagaattccccTTCAGCCGGTGCTGGCGGAGCCGGTATTTAGGGtgtgaagggtgttgcacatcTCATTACCTCACACGAATAAACAATTAAACCGAATCTGCTATCAACTTTGCTTGCTTATGTTCTATGTTTCCTGTATATACAGATTTCAATTGCTAAGCCGTGGCATATATGGACGTATAGTTTCTGGCCAATAACAGATACATTGGGTAGTCTTTGATGGTCATAGCAAATGACCAGTCAGTGCTGTGCAGAGCCATGCATTTTGACCATGTTTATGTccaaaaatgtaaaggaatataCCAATAACCTACACGAACGTGTTTTATAGGTCCTGATTACCGTTCGTGACCAAGATAGCTCTATAGATTGAGGGAAGGTCATTGAAATTTACCAGGTAGAGACCAATAATACGGAACATTTACCCATATTACATATTGTCATATTTTAGGTATATATTCCTGGCTACTGTTTGAAAAGGAAATTCATTCTGTggaatactgttttttttttcataaccaaCTATCGCCCATCGCCTAATTATCATTTCGCGATGATATAACCGTAGATTGGCAGGATGTGCCATGGTAGGATAATATGATAGCTATATTACAATGGTATGATAAATATGATTGGATGATAGGATGGTATATTGGCATCCCACCGCTATCCTAGCATACTACCATTGGTATCCTGCTATCCTGTCATTCTACCATTCCCGACTATCGTACCTTCGCCTTTCGTCCTTTTTTCCGTGCACGTATTATACGGATATTAACTAGACATGCTTTAGTCTTTCAATTGCTCTTCGTACAATATTCCTAGTTTGGAATTTAACACCACTTAATATTTCAAATGCCACTAAATATTATGACGCGGAAAGAAAAGGACGAAAGATGGTGACAGGATGCTAAAGTAGCGATAGTGGGATAGTAGAATGGCAGTATATTATTCTATCATCTCTATTCTACCATCCTACTATCACTATCCTTCTATCCTAGCTTCGCCATCCTACCATCCCACTATTTAACTATCATACCATAGCCATCCTACTATTCTGCTATCCTACCACAGCGCTTTGATGATTAGGCGGTCGGCAGGCATAACAGTATTCCGTACTTATATATCTAGCTCTAGAGACAAGCCTGTGTCATACATGGATGTGTGGTAGGGAGATTTTACGTATATTTTTGAactgtgacagacggacggacgttaGAATTTTATGGATAAGGAGGCCATATATAGAGATCTATACTGAGTGAAAATTTCGAAATATGTAGGTCGGAAATTCGAGATAGTAAGAAGAAATTTCGAGTTACCGAATAACAAGCACTTGGTACTTATTTTTCTCGAATAGTTTCTTCCAAAACGTAAGTCTTCTAATCTGGCACATAAAATACGACAAGAAGGTTTGAGCGTCATCGTCTTGGACCAAAATGCTTAACTTTTCATCTGTTTAATAAAAGTCTACTGTTATATTATAATTTCATCGGATACATTTAACTAATTTGGGTTAAAAGTTCACATACAAATGTGGATAACAACTTTACAGAGTAATGTTAACTGTTTATAGCACACTGCACCCAGATCAATAAATAACTCGTTTCATTTTGAACTGTATAACCGCATCGAATCATTAAAAAATGCGTTCATAAACATTTTCGTCTTACAAAGAACCATTCAACATTGGATAAATAATGCACCCTGCAATATGGCCGTGTCATTCATCAGGCTGCAGCACCACTGGAAATATTGCTAGgacgaatatgaaataaattatcatttattatagTTCCCGAACTTAGGGTTTCGTCCGTACTGTTCTGAAATCGCCTACTGCAATGACAATCTAATTTACCCTTAAAACACCAGATTCTGGAGTCACCAgtttcttgtacatgtatttgcagtgttttttttttaaactcatcACATTCTACTCCGAATAATAGTTTTTATACACAAGTTTGACTGCGGTGAAAACAGCCTGTCATAAAAACAACTTGTGGTGTGATATCTAAATTCTGCAGAGctgaaaaacagaaacaaaaagctTTAAGTAATGACCGAAAGTAGGATGCTGACCATTTGTTACATGCCCTAAAGACCACCTTTGGTGGGTGTGCATTTTGAATTTCATAAAAGTAACAGAAGATACTCAAATTGTTGAAATTACTTAAAATACACACTGGCACTTATTTTGTGCCGTAAGTCTAGTGCTGTCACCAACAATCAATTCCACTATAACTATACCTCGTTGTGATCGATTTTTGCAGGACTCACTTTGTTGTAAGTCGACAGAGCTTCATATAACTTTTTTTGATTATTGAAATATTCACATCACGGTACATTGGACTAGATCTATTCATGTTTGCTTTGGATTGAAACTTGATAcctcttttttcccttttttccaaTCGCTTAGTACAGTTCATTCACAATTTTCAGAAAGGAAGTTCGGAATTGGTCAAGTTAAAGTCGTGTGGGTGCTGGTTTAGAAGCCAGATGATGCGGAATTCGCCGGGTCGGTACCGGGTACGACTCTTCCTTTGTGTCGGAGCAGGAGTTTTGATATTGCTGTGCTTAAAGTTAAGGGGATCATCGGATGAGGTAAGATtgataatttgagccgcgccatgagaaaaccaacatagtggctttgcgatcagcatggatccagaccagcctgcgcattcgcgcagtctggtcaggatccatgctgttcgctaacagtttccaataggctttgaaagtgaacagcatggatcctgaccagactgcgcggatgcgcaggctggtctggatccatgcttgtcgcaaagccactatgttggttttctcatgacacggctcatttatagTTTTGTTATTGTGTCGTAACGTTAGAAATGACCGTTTATGAGTTTTTACTTGCTCGAATTGAATTAACTTCCTCATGTACGAAAAAAGTATAACAGAATCAGGTTTTAATACACCGGAACAGTATGAAGAGTTCTTAGCGTGAGTGAATTATTACAAAGGGCGTATATAACGGATTCGGAGtgtttagatatattaaaacatggtcctGCAATATTTCATTTCgattattatacaaaatgtatatatgctTTTTATGTTAACAAGTAGATGGAGCAGGAAAACTATTTTATGGCATATGTATGACGCCAAATGCAGATTATTTTATAATATGTGAGGTAATGCGTCCTACAGAATAATTTTATAGCTGTTCATAGACATATGCGTTTCTATCTGAATatctgactttttttaaaaaaaaatgaggaaaTCTATTATCAAAGAAAGACCAGAGAACTTGAATGCTATTAGTTTAAGTTAAAATTAAATCTATGTTGAAACTTTTAATATTGAATCTAGACATTGAAGAAACGTTAATTATAACACCTAGAATAGTTATGAACAATATTCAAATACAAAACACCGATTCAAGTAGTCCAGTAGGGGAACATGTCGGTTTTAGATctgttttttttgcaattattacAGACGTGAATCGCACTAAATGAGGGCTGATATTTCAAATCATTCTTTTTAGTTTGTGTGACGCAAGTAACATCTGGAAAAATTCCATGCGTGTTATAATTGGCCGTAAAAACGAAGAAGATTGGGATCTGAATTTTTGTGTTAGACATGTTTTCTTATAGCATGcttaattaaattttctttaatgtcAGTGGAAAAATCGAAAACGGCCTTTATATACATGCATTCGTGATTCGAACCTATATCCTCTACACAACGCAGATCTTGATAAATAGCGATCCTTGCATTAAACTAGATATTACCAGtcttcaaattttcaaaagaaaacgcTATCATGCGGTGATGGACCTTtgtataaatcaaatattttaagtGCCGCATTAGGAGATGTatttagtttaaataaatcagacGAAATGCTAAtcattatgttttactttttttgaaaTGTGAATTCGTTTCttcgtttttgttttgtctttcaaGTGAAAGCACGTTCATTTTTCACTCTCCCGccctttgtttctatttttgtaaacaatCTTTTGTTGACGTGCTACAATAAAGAACCTCCtagtgaaaagcaaataatgtgAGGTGTTTACATctctttgaaatatgaaatatataatttatagatCTAGTTATTAGATCTGTTATTAGTTTGCGCTggtctacatttttttttatataaaaaatttagtCTGCATACCTTTTATGTTCAGGCTTTCAAAGGAAAGTTAAggcacattatattttgttatactgCTTTTTGAAATTCTTGTATAAAAACTAGCTATATCCCCACAAACGAGGTTTGAGGGGGTATATATGATTGAGCTTGTCcgtctgtcggtcggtccgttggttttcatggtttccgggcaataactcatgaaaagcttgacagatttaaatgatttttggtacacaggtgtaacatcataaagtatatacaggtcaagttcgactttgaggtcagtaggtcaaagttcaaggtcacaatgacccggaaacagttaaacggtttccggatgataacttgagaacacttaggccaaggatcatacattttggtacacagatgtaacatcataaagCACAAGACAAGATTAactttgaggccagtaggtcaaaggtcaaggtcacaatgtcccggaacagataaacggtttccggatgataacttgagaacgcttgggcctaggatcatgaaagttgataggagattggtcatgaccagcaaataactcctattgattctgaggtcagtaggtcaaagggcaaggtcactgTGATCCGGAACAGATAAACCAtatccggacgataacttgagaacgcttgggcctcggatcatgaaaggtgataggaaggctgatcatgaccagcatatgacacctaatgattttgaggtcagttggtcaaaggacatggtcacagtgacccggaacaattaaaccgtttctggacgataacttgataACGCCTGggcataggatcacgaaacttaaaagggaggttgatcatgactagcagatgatccttattgattttgaaggTTCGACATTGGCTTACTTCCGTGACAAAGTCGTATTGTGAGGGTATAATTTGTCACAGCTCTAGTGTTTTTTTTCCGACTGGATCTGAGCATGGCTGaaagggagaaaaatcgtgtattAACAAGTCATGTTTGTAATTACGACAACTAAAAACAAAGGCTTTAAAACCTTGAATACATGTTTTTTTGTAGTGTTGTTAATTTGTGTGCCcaggttatggatatttaaaacaggTTGACGGATTCCAAGAACAACATACTGGTAGTTTAGAATTGTGCCGGAATCGTAAAATCATCACTTCTCGAAACAATACACCTTAGTCTTCGTGTCAtctttttatgcaagaatagtgaCTGTACACATTTcttgtgtgtattaacgtctacGGAAGCCTTTGTGATATTTTGGGTCACCAACAATTCAGCAGACGTTAATATGTGTATCATCCCTAGATAGGTGTTGCCGTAGATAGATCTGGtcatttttagttttaaatacgaaaatgtaatattaaagtCTACATTTGCGGTTTCAGACATTTTTagactgttttatatatttttctgaaaaaaaaaaacaacaacaaacattatTCATactaaacaataaaagaaaaacgGTTCAAAAACGTATGAATTATGCATGTTAAGTTGGCGTAGAAATAACGTATTgaagcaggtttttttttataaaagcgtTAAAGAATGTTCACACGTTTGACTTTAACACTTATATTTCAGATTGAAATACCTGGTTATGAAAAATTAGATTTGAAGAAGTACCCGGATCTTGGCATTACTCTCGCGGAGGAATTACCCGCGGATGGATCAGTTCGAATGGAAAAGATTATTCACCAAACGTGGAAAACAACAGATATTCCTCATCATTATATAGAGTGGATAAAAACATGGATAAAGAACCATCCTGATTGGAAATATATGTTCTGGACGGACGAAAGTGCACGAAAACTCATCGCAGACAAATACTCACATCTACTTCCGGCGTATGACATGTACCCGGAAAACATCCGCCGCGCAGACGCATTGCGTTATGTCGTATTGTACGAGTATGGCGGCGTTTATGTTGACCTAGATATGGAAAGTCTCCTGTCGCTTAATAGCATTGTTAGGAAATACTCCTGTATTCTGCCCCAAGAACCATATGAACATCCAATCATTGATTCGAACTTTGAGCATCTTGTGATAAATGCGTTTATGGCGTGCAGAGCAGGTCATCCGCTTATGAAAAAGTTCCTTGAAACCCTTCCTAAGTTCGCTCATATGTGGAATGTACTTGACAGTACGGGGCCACATTACGCCACATTAGTGTATCATGACTACATAGATAACTCGAAACTAGATCCTACCGACAACGACGGTGTATATCTCGCACCGGCGGAATATTTTTTCCCGACAATCGATCCATCAAAATTTTCATACATGAAAGAACGTTGCTATAAGCAATTCGAGACCATGTCGTTTATACGGAAACGGGCTTGTGTTTCATTGAAACGGAGAGGTCTACAACGACAGCCGTATCCTTATTCTTTCACCAACCATCACTGGGTACACACGTATTTTATCAACAGAATTAGTATTCATGGACCTGTCAGTATTTTTGATATGGCTCCTCATGTTGAAATATAtggatagcaaaaaaaaaaaaaaaaaaaaaaggacatgattttaattttattggacCAGTGCGCGTCTACAAAGACAGGCTTTCTTGCGTAGACACGCATTCAGATGACAAGCAGAAAGAGCCAAGATGTCGTGATGTATAGAGATGAGAGTTAGAAGATTGTCTGATGAAAAGCGTTTCGTTTCGCTGAAACCAGATAAGACGCAAATGCTATAGACATGGTTTTTTACAACAGCGCTAAAGAGAAAGAAAGTTCCACAGTTACATGAAGTAATAGAAAAACAGAGGCAAACGAAATCATGTTGTCGACAACATGAAACTTTGGTTGTTTAGTGTATTATTTCTTCCACTATAGATATTGCTCATGTATATAACTGTGCCATTACAAATGTTTAGTTTGTGATAGCTTTATCAATGTTGAAGGTTCGGTTGCGACAAACCGATTCGTGAACTCGATCTAGTTTTACAGATCTCAGTGGTTTGAAAGCTGACCAACACCTGTGTGTGAGGTTTAGGCCATGTTTTTAGGAGGGACTGGGCATGtccgcaaaaaaaacaacaacacgacCTTTCAGGCATTTTAGCTTTGATAAAAAAAGAATGCGGACTTGACATTTTGTTAAAGATATACCTTATTTTAATGACAACTTTTTCttattaatttcatataatattattatatttttatattttttatatttgtttttaaatcgtAAAGGGGAGGTTATTTGTGTTTTTTAAGTATTCAGCAGTGTTCCAAGGGAAATAATACAATTGCTATATATGTAAGAGACGTCTCCTTCGACTCTCCCCTGGTCTTTTACACCCCATCTTGTGTGATGCGCTTGCTTTAATATAATGTACTTAGGAAAAGAAGCTTTTACTAGTATTGCATTCTGCGTATCCTCTCTTTGCTGTCCAGCATTGTGACGACTTTCTGTAAATTCCTTTTAATAATTGCAAATACAATCTggacaaactttaaaaaagttaaacaaaaaaaaaacgaaattgatttgaaactatTACTGGTCTTGCAACATTCACTTAATCTAACTAATATATTCCCAACTTTACAGAAATATCTTCTGAGTACTTTTGTATTATACTGAagtaaaataaagtataaaaaggAATGTGATAATGTTAGTTGAAACTATTAAAATGGCGTTTTTGTTCATGAGTTCCGCATGTCCTCTCAGAGAAATATATCCAGTACCTTTGAAGTTATTCTCTTCTCAAATAAAAATTGAGTAGAAAAGGGGggaataatttataaaacatttagttAGAATTATGGATCTTGTGCAATGCAATCCATGTTACTGACAAGGAAAATGGAGATAATATTTAAGTTTAGCTCACCAAGGGAAGTAAACCATTTGCTATATTTGTAAAAGACGTTCacttattatctccctttgcttAGGCGATATGGATTCCAAAGTGAAATCGGCTGTTGATGTGTTTGGTCCTCGGAGTTGGGCTAGGTTAAGTTTATGGAGGTCGATTTTTTTGAAAGTTGTTAAAACTGGATGAGTTgggtttgttttaagtttgaatgtgATTAAACTATAATCGCATTAATGATGTACCGTCGGTTTTACTTGAGGACGAGTATCAACTGGCGTTTTGTTTTTCTCATAACACGTACTAATGGGCACTACTTATCAGACCTTGTAAAAATCACTGGCATTGACTTACAGTCTTTTACATTTTAGGTAAGGGTTAGGGCTTTGGGTATTTTTGAAAGTTGAATGGCATGTTGTTTACTGCACAGCATTGGGCAAATTACTGTGACAATCGATCTTGTTGGTTGACATAACATATCATAGCATAACATAACAAGCACATgttcaaattcagttttattcaatTCACTAATATGTATCAACATCAGTTTAGCCACGCGTGCCAATAGCTTTATAAATGTCCCCGAAACACGTTGCGTTTCTTCTAGGCGTTTGATAAAACACAAACGGTGGCATAGGCCTGTAATGTTTCTTATGATCGACTTCTCTCATGAACCTGTCCGTTATCCCATTATCGACAAACGACAGTAGAAACGTTGCATTAGCCACAATCCAATATACCCGTTCATTCCTGGCGACAAAGGTTTTGAGTTCATCCCTCCACGAGTCCACGGAATAGTAATCCAGTAGAATAACTAGCATTTTCGTATCATACTTTGACAACACTTTCTCATATGTCACTTCAGGATTTGACATATCCTGGATGAACAGTTTATGCATCTTTCGAATGTCGTCTTCTTCAACGAAACCGTACAGCTGCTCTTGTAGGTACTCGTCATGGCATTCACTGAGTGACAGCAACTTGTCTATTTCGTTATAGCGTAGCTTGTGTCTGAGAAGCATGTCTAACGTTGCAGATCTCCCTCTCAGAGTGTCGATGTCAATTACTTTCGCATGCATCTTGTAGATTCGATAAGCTGAATGGTAGTCTTTTGCGTGTTGCTAATAAGAGCGTATAATAGAGACTGAAGCTCAAGGGTATGTTTTTCTGGTACTGTAccgaaaaataactttttcaatcatctgctttctgattggtcagtacAAAGTAGGCGTGGTTTACATGCCATATTCTGATTGGTCGAAACAATTTTCGCTAGAGGGAGTGTGTGGATATGCATTCTTAGTGTCATTCTGTATCAGAACGATGAACAGTGCGGCCGCAGATTTACTGAGCTCACTCATGACAGAGAGCCGTAGACAGGCAATGGAAACATTTGTCTTATACAAGCGAAGAGGCATAGTGAGAAGAGCTCAAAACTTAATCGAAAACATAGATAACGTCGTAACTTGTGTCAACATGGATCGCGGACGATACCCTTCCTTATTCAAGAGTAGCATGTCGGCACTATCGAAACTTAATTGTGGGAAACGAAAATAGAGAGGCGGCGAACGAAAAGTAGTGGGGACGTATAGCTGCCGAGTTTCCTTTTGGAGAATAAAGGGTTTGCGGGGGTAAAATTTGGTGAGTTGACagtttgaattttgaaattgaactCGAATTTTTACAGTAATCTGATTGTTGATTGACcattaaaacttttgaaaaaaaactgacgttgttatttttctgtttcaaaaataGGGACAAAGCGAAGAAAAGATCACACTAACAGACACCTTCGTCAAAAGGATGAGGAAAATGACGAGGCCGACATTCAGTCCGACCATGAGTAAATAAAAAAGTCCGAAAAGAGGCTCGGGTTTACACAAGTAAAACCTTTATACAGGCCTCAAAAGGGTTTTTCCGCAGTCGTTGACCGAAACGGTTTGGGAAAAGGGGAACATGAGTACTGTTGGCTCTCAGGAGCACTGCGAGCAAGAAAGAGGCAAGGGGAAATGATGCTATGCATAATTTTGTCTGACAAAAGATCATACTTATCCCTTTCGGTCCACATTTGCGAAGTTTGTGTCTTTAGATAAAAGCAAAGGGCAAGTGCTGCTTTTGCAATGCCAAAATAAGTGAGTGTAAAATGAGATGACAGACAAATGACTGAAGATGCTTTTCCTTCTTGTCTTTCTGATGGCAAAAAATGCTAACAAtcacttatttttgtttttctaaaaatagGAGGACAAAATCATATCTGAAGATTCATGCTCAGTTTTTGCTAAATATTTAAACACTTTGAAGTCGACTGTTTtgtcaaatttgtttttaatgcaAGGGAAATGGGCATACAAAGATACAATGCTTTGACACCGCAGAAGTTCCTCCACATCGGTGTAGGAAAAAAAGTTCAAATCATGTTAtgtatcattttgttttctttttccacAAGGGGAAATTTGGTTTCCTAGATCGAAATTTGGAAAACAATTAGCAACAGAATATGAGAAAAAGCTTAATATCTGAACGCGGGAAAAAACCcagattaaaaaatgtttttagctATTAACACATTCGCCCCGCTGACgcttttcttgtttcttttggaAACAGGCaggaaattttgatgaaaaaaaaattattaaaggggaaatttatttttcttagtCCCAATAAGCCGGTTGCACTTCGGTTCAGTCCTCCTTCGAATGAAGAGAAACGAGAACAGATGATTTTTGGGAAACCGCGTTTTTTAAGGGCAGGAAAACTTTTTCAAGTCCGGTTGACAAGGGGGGAAATGCTTAAATTTGAACTGTGCATCTCTTCTGCAAGCCAAAACTTTTCTCGATCTGAATTTGAAACAAAGTGTGCCAAGACAGAAGCAATTTAGGGTTTGTCTTATTCTGTGGCTTCCCGACCGACTTCTAAGAAAGGAAGCGCTTTTTTAAACCGATGCCAAGGAGCAACTTTTGTTTCAATTGGGGCAATTCCCCTGTTAAGGGAAAGATTCAAACCGAAGCATTCGATTTGCAAAGATTTGttcccaaaaacaaacaacagcGTTCCGGCCAGTACAGATTTCCCCGGAGACGCGGGTCTTTGAAACAAGATGCCCCAGGTACAATGCCCCCTGTAAGAACTTTTGCACCAGTACAAGTCTGTAAAccaaccaaagaaaaaaaaagggtcGATCTCAAAAAAAGACTTGTTCTTTTACCAAAAGgacttttaaattttccaaaaagcAAGTACGTGGAtgctaacaaaaaaaaagaaaaaacccggCAAAAGAATTCGGCAATCGAGAATTGCTTTGAGGCCAGACTTTTTTTCGAAATcaaagaagggaaaaaaaagTTTCTCGGCTTCGAAAAAGGATCTAGATACCCCTTTTGAGTCACGACATAAGGATCAAACGTCC
This window of the Mercenaria mercenaria strain notata chromosome 5, MADL_Memer_1, whole genome shotgun sequence genome carries:
- the LOC128557031 gene encoding uncharacterized protein LOC128557031, with protein sequence MMRNSPGRYRVRLFLCVGAGVLILLCLKLRGSSDEIEIPGYEKLDLKKYPDLGITLAEELPADGSVRMEKIIHQTWKTTDIPHHYIEWIKTWIKNHPDWKYMFWTDESARKLIADKYSHLLPAYDMYPENIRRADALRYVVLYEYGGVYVDLDMESLLSLNSIVRKYSCILPQEPYEHPIIDSNFEHLVINAFMACRAGHPLMKKFLETLPKFAHMWNVLDSTGPHYATLVYHDYIDNSKLDPTDNDGVYLAPAEYFFPTIDPSKFSYMKERCYKQFETMSFIRKRACVSLKRRGLQRQPYPYSFTNHHWVHTYFINRISIHGPVSIFDMAPHVEIYG